The following coding sequences are from one Methanobacterium sp. window:
- a CDS encoding DUF1786 domain-containing protein — protein sequence MKILTVDVGVGTQDIMFYDSTQPIENSPKLVMPSPTKIIANKIRKSNEDLFINGETMGGGPVNRAIKDHIDKGYKVYMTEYAARTVRDNLEYVKSTGINIISQNEAEGYKDLKNIELKDVDLESIKEALSKFDVEPDFDFLGIAVQDHGYMEGMGDRNFRFMKIKEILDTPKKPEQFAYFGNAPDYFTRINAVFRMFKKYNLSVMDSKFASVCGATCDRYVKTLKKFIVMDIGNGHTLAAAFDNGEIYGVFEHHTRSLTPEKIEKYVNKLAKGTITHEEVHSDHGHGAWSLAPIGEFEAVIATGPRRKILEETDFNVHYAAPAGDVMMTGPAGLIKAIMLNNGEIR from the coding sequence ATGAAGATTTTAACAGTTGATGTGGGTGTTGGAACCCAGGATATAATGTTTTATGATTCCACACAGCCTATAGAAAACTCACCAAAATTGGTGATGCCCTCTCCAACCAAAATAATCGCAAATAAAATAAGAAAGAGTAATGAAGATTTATTTATAAACGGGGAAACTATGGGCGGAGGTCCTGTAAATAGGGCAATAAAAGACCATATAGACAAAGGATACAAGGTTTATATGACAGAATACGCTGCAAGGACAGTAAGAGATAATTTAGAATATGTTAAATCCACTGGAATTAATATAATATCTCAAAATGAAGCTGAAGGATATAAAGACCTTAAAAATATAGAACTTAAAGATGTTGATTTAGAATCAATAAAAGAAGCATTATCTAAATTTGATGTAGAACCTGATTTTGATTTCTTGGGAATAGCAGTCCAGGATCATGGATATATGGAGGGAATGGGGGATCGAAACTTTAGATTCATGAAAATAAAGGAAATATTAGACACACCTAAAAAACCTGAACAATTTGCATACTTTGGTAATGCACCAGACTATTTTACAAGGATTAATGCAGTATTCAGGATGTTTAAAAAATACAATCTATCTGTAATGGATTCAAAATTTGCATCTGTTTGTGGAGCAACATGCGACCGTTACGTTAAAACACTTAAAAAATTTATAGTAATGGATATAGGAAATGGGCATACATTGGCAGCTGCATTTGATAATGGTGAAATATATGGAGTTTTTGAACACCATACGCGTAGTTTAACTCCTGAAAAGATAGAAAAATATGTAAATAAACTTGCAAAAGGAACAATAACCCATGAAGAAGTACACAGTGATCATGGTCATGGAGCATGGTCATTGGCCCCAATAGGCGAATTTGAAGCAGTAATCGCAACAGGACCTCGCCGAAAGATATTAGAAGAAACAGATTTTAATGTACACTATGCGGCCCCTGCAGGAGATGTAATGATGACAGGACCTGCAGGCCTTATAAAAGCAATTATGCTAAACAATGGAGAAATTAGATGA
- a CDS encoding PHP domain-containing protein, translating to MILDPHIHSIYSSDSRMTPKEIVEYSRKIGLDAIAIADHNSIKGSICGIENSGDFDDFIVIPAMEVSTKKGHIVALGITEEIKSYMSPEDTIEAIRDMGGIAIAPHPFVRYREGLCDVIKDLDVDAVETLNSRYIFGYSNWRAKKLAEDRGIPQLGASDAHFLGAIGSCVTELEADFSVESIIDGILSGKTNVYGDRTPLPLILKEVINKKIKKIQ from the coding sequence ATGATATTAGACCCACATATTCACAGTATATATTCCAGTGATTCCAGAATGACCCCAAAGGAAATAGTGGAATATTCAAGAAAAATAGGTTTAGATGCAATTGCAATTGCAGATCATAACTCAATTAAAGGATCTATATGTGGAATTGAAAATTCAGGAGATTTCGATGACTTTATAGTTATCCCTGCAATGGAAGTAAGCACAAAAAAGGGCCATATAGTTGCCCTTGGCATAACTGAAGAAATCAAATCCTATATGTCTCCAGAAGATACTATAGAAGCAATTAGAGATATGGGAGGAATAGCGATAGCTCCACATCCATTCGTACGTTATAGGGAAGGACTATGCGATGTAATTAAAGATCTGGATGTAGATGCAGTTGAAACACTAAATTCCCGTTATATTTTCGGTTATTCAAATTGGCGAGCAAAAAAACTTGCTGAAGACAGAGGGATTCCTCAACTTGGAGCAAGCGATGCCCACTTTTTAGGGGCTATTGGGAGCTGTGTAACAGAATTGGAGGCAGATTTTTCTGTTGAAAGTATAATTGATGGTATTTTATCGGGAAAGACCAATGTATATGGGGATAGAACTCCTTTACCTTTGATATTGAAGGAAGTTATCAATAAAAAGATTAAAAAAATACAATAA
- a CDS encoding universal stress protein translates to MVQKILVPTDGSKQAETAGEHAITTAGLGDDIIVLYVIDIDYLKALPQQDLREQLKKNLREEGKRTVEKFRQKIEDAKCEGYCRDVNLITKIKEGKPADVILKTIEEEGIDQVIMGKSGKHSIEKFIIGSTTDRVVRKARVPVNVIS, encoded by the coding sequence ATGGTTCAAAAAATATTAGTACCCACAGATGGATCAAAACAGGCAGAAACAGCAGGAGAACATGCTATTACCACAGCAGGTCTTGGCGATGATATAATTGTATTATACGTAATTGATATTGATTATTTGAAAGCATTACCACAGCAGGATTTAAGGGAACAGCTGAAAAAAAATTTAAGAGAAGAAGGAAAAAGGACAGTTGAGAAATTCAGACAAAAAATTGAAGATGCTAAATGTGAAGGATACTGTAGAGATGTTAATTTAATCACTAAAATCAAAGAAGGAAAACCTGCAGATGTTATACTTAAAACCATTGAGGAAGAAGGTATAGATCAGGTAATAATGGGTAAATCAGGTAAACACAGCATAGAAAAGTTCATAATTGGAAGCACCACTGATAGAGTGGTAAGAAAAGCAAGGGTTCCAGTAAATGTAATCTCGTAA
- a CDS encoding DUF63 family protein, whose product MNKASIKSMLTELSKFIQDNFLYLHPGYTLLNTIVFGIILGIAVIIVIKMFKYIKKDPKDLLIPVIPFIFFGSSARALVDNGIYPLVLWLVTPGIYILTGLVTIITLLISVYIEKKTDFDFRYLMIIVGVILCIPNILYINHINLTAFLGIIISWGAVSSIFIILRNKWDLLKDKLNLSALLAHLFDAASTFMAVDFYGYGEQHVLPNALTNLAGTAFVMFPLKIVVILAALYVIDEYIEDKTISNMLKLAIFILGLAPGLRNSLSLIIGA is encoded by the coding sequence ATGAATAAAGCATCTATTAAGTCTATGCTCACTGAACTTTCAAAATTTATCCAGGATAATTTTCTTTATCTTCATCCCGGCTACACACTGCTAAATACTATTGTTTTCGGCATAATACTGGGTATTGCAGTGATAATAGTTATAAAAATGTTTAAATACATAAAAAAAGACCCAAAAGATCTTTTAATCCCTGTAATTCCTTTTATTTTCTTTGGATCAAGCGCAAGGGCTCTTGTAGATAATGGAATTTATCCGCTTGTTCTATGGCTTGTAACTCCTGGAATTTACATTTTAACCGGGTTAGTGACTATTATTACTCTTCTAATATCAGTTTATATTGAAAAGAAAACTGATTTTGATTTTAGATATTTAATGATTATTGTAGGGGTTATTTTATGCATTCCAAATATTCTTTACATTAATCACATTAATCTAACCGCGTTTTTAGGAATCATCATATCATGGGGAGCGGTATCATCTATTTTTATCATTTTAAGAAATAAATGGGATCTTCTAAAGGATAAACTTAATTTAAGTGCTCTGCTGGCTCATTTATTCGATGCAGCTTCTACATTTATGGCTGTTGACTTTTATGGCTATGGAGAGCAGCATGTACTCCCAAATGCCCTTACAAACCTTGCAGGAACTGCATTTGTAATGTTTCCATTAAAAATAGTTGTTATTTTGGCAGCACTTTATGTAATTGATGAATATATTGAAGATAAGACCATTTCAAATATGTTGAAGCTTGCAATATTTATTTTGGGCCTTGCACCTGGCCTCAGAAATTCATTAAGTCTTATTATTGGTGCTTAG
- a CDS encoding 2-isopropylmalate synthase, whose translation MYIEKVKNKMNLPKTVRIFDTTLRDGEQTPGVAITVDEKIRIAKRLDELGVNVIEAGFPAASSGEKEAAREILKLGLDAQLCGLARVLKEDLDAAIDSGVDYIHTFVGTSPLHRKYKLKMSKEDILVKAVDAVEYIKDHGIIAEFSAEDATRTEFDYLKEIYKSVEDAGADYINVPDTVGVMVPTSMKWLISHLNEYLSIPISVHCHDDFGLAVANSLISIEAGASQVHATINGLGERAGNASLEEVVMSLITEYGIEMNIKTERLVNLSEFVARITGIKMPPNKAIVGENAFAHEAGIHVHGVLAKAETYEPITPEMVGHTRRIVLGKHTGAKAIKSKLDEYGIDLTKDQFEKVFDQVKSLGDKGKCVTDADLKALAESIIGKAKEEIVKLEGFSVMTGNIVMPTATVKLNIGGEIKTAAKTGVGPVDAAINAIQSVVGDIADIELQEYNIEAITGGTNALAEVFVIMGDKEGNRATGRSTTEDIVMASVEAVLDAINKILILR comes from the coding sequence ATGTATATAGAAAAGGTAAAAAACAAAATGAATCTACCGAAAACGGTAAGAATATTCGATACGACACTAAGAGACGGCGAACAAACACCAGGAGTCGCAATTACAGTAGATGAAAAGATAAGAATTGCAAAAAGACTCGATGAACTTGGTGTTAATGTAATAGAAGCAGGATTCCCAGCAGCTTCAAGCGGTGAAAAAGAAGCAGCACGTGAAATTCTGAAACTGGGTCTTGATGCTCAGCTCTGTGGTTTGGCAAGAGTATTAAAAGAAGATTTAGATGCAGCTATTGACAGCGGCGTTGACTATATACATACATTTGTGGGAACATCCCCTTTACACCGAAAATACAAGCTTAAAATGAGTAAAGAAGACATTTTAGTTAAAGCAGTAGATGCTGTGGAGTACATAAAAGATCATGGAATCATAGCTGAATTTTCAGCAGAGGACGCCACAAGAACAGAATTCGATTATCTAAAAGAAATATATAAATCCGTTGAAGATGCAGGTGCAGATTACATAAATGTGCCGGATACAGTTGGAGTAATGGTCCCAACTTCCATGAAATGGCTTATAAGCCACCTTAACGAATATTTAAGCATTCCAATAAGCGTTCACTGCCACGATGACTTCGGCCTTGCAGTTGCAAACTCTCTCATCTCTATAGAAGCAGGGGCCAGCCAGGTACATGCAACCATAAATGGATTAGGCGAAAGAGCGGGAAATGCATCCTTAGAAGAGGTTGTAATGTCATTAATCACTGAATATGGCATTGAAATGAATATAAAAACGGAAAGGCTTGTAAATCTATCTGAATTTGTGGCAAGAATTACTGGAATCAAAATGCCCCCAAATAAAGCCATAGTGGGAGAAAATGCCTTTGCACATGAAGCAGGAATTCATGTACACGGCGTACTTGCAAAAGCAGAGACCTATGAACCTATAACTCCTGAAATGGTTGGACACACAAGAAGAATTGTTCTAGGAAAACATACCGGTGCAAAAGCCATTAAATCAAAACTTGATGAATATGGTATAGATTTAACTAAAGACCAATTTGAAAAGGTTTTTGATCAGGTTAAATCTCTTGGAGATAAAGGTAAATGTGTTACAGATGCAGATTTAAAAGCTTTAGCTGAGAGCATAATTGGAAAAGCAAAAGAAGAGATTGTAAAACTTGAAGGCTTCTCTGTAATGACTGGAAACATCGTAATGCCTACAGCTACCGTAAAACTCAATATTGGGGGAGAAATAAAAACAGCAGCAAAAACTGGTGTTGGACCTGTAGATGCAGCAATAAATGCTATTCAAAGCGTTGTAGGCGATATAGCAGATATAGAACTTCAAGAATATAATATAGAAGCCATAACTGGCGGTACAAACGCTCTTGCAGAGGTATTTGTGATAATGGGAGATAAAGAAGGAAATCGTGCAACTGGAAGATCTACAACAGAAGACATAGTCATGGCCAGTGTAGAAGCAGTATTAGACGCTATAAATAAGATACTGATATTAAGATAA
- a CDS encoding response regulator, with the protein MGSARILIVEDERITAEDIKGALESAGYRVPALVSSGEEAIKKAEESRPDLILMDIRLDGEMDGIEAAEIIREDYGIPVIYLTAYSDTFTVQRAKITEPSGYILKEPFGFIHKPFEESELHTAIEITLYKNKIEKQLRNHEQWFRTILNNINDSVITTNSKGQIKFMNPAAEDITGHLKGDAMGKNLEDVLGVLSKEIRQMNEAQDLSISFFDKVIKKPVDGTDITIRGNISSVRDEMDNIIGFSIIFRDFM; encoded by the coding sequence ATGGGTAGTGCCAGGATTCTAATAGTCGAAGATGAAAGAATCACCGCAGAGGACATAAAGGGAGCGTTGGAAAGCGCGGGTTACAGGGTCCCTGCTTTGGTATCTTCTGGTGAGGAAGCAATTAAAAAAGCTGAAGAGTCTCGGCCTGACTTGATTCTCATGGATATCCGACTTGATGGTGAAATGGATGGTATAGAGGCTGCAGAAATAATTAGGGAGGATTATGGGATACCAGTAATATATTTAACTGCATATTCCGATACTTTTACGGTGCAGAGAGCTAAAATCACTGAACCTTCAGGATATATCCTTAAAGAACCATTTGGATTTATCCATAAACCTTTTGAGGAGAGTGAACTGCATACTGCAATTGAAATAACACTGTACAAGAATAAGATAGAAAAACAATTAAGGAATCATGAGCAATGGTTTCGGACAATACTTAACAATATAAATGATTCCGTAATCACCACGAATTCTAAGGGGCAGATTAAATTTATGAATCCAGCAGCTGAAGATATAACGGGACATTTAAAAGGGGATGCTATGGGTAAGAACCTGGAAGACGTATTGGGGGTCTTAAGTAAAGAAATACGTCAGATGAACGAGGCACAGGATCTTTCAATAAGTTTCTTTGATAAAGTTATTAAAAAACCCGTTGATGGGACTGATATTACAATAAGGGGCAATATTAGCTCTGTTAGGGATGAAATGGATAACATTATTGGATTCTCCATAATATTCAGGGATTTTATGTGA
- the albA gene encoding DNA-binding protein Alba produces the protein MSEENVVYIGNKPVMNYVLAVVTQMNGGTSEVILKARGRAISRAVDVAEIVRNRFISDVDIGNIDICTEEIMSNEGTATNVSAIEIQLCK, from the coding sequence ATGTCAGAGGAAAATGTTGTATACATTGGAAATAAACCCGTAATGAACTACGTTTTAGCTGTTGTAACACAGATGAACGGTGGAACTTCAGAAGTAATTTTAAAGGCAAGAGGAAGAGCTATAAGTAGAGCTGTAGATGTTGCTGAAATCGTTAGAAATAGGTTTATATCTGATGTTGATATAGGCAATATTGATATATGCACAGAAGAAATAATGAGCAACGAAGGCACAGCTACAAATGTTTCAGCTATTGAGATACAGCTTTGCAAGTAA
- a CDS encoding PQQ-binding-like beta-propeller repeat protein, which translates to MFEKKNILIGFIIMCILAGPFTIAPVTAQDWNMFHANLDHTGYLDEASDFVPESWLFKANGAIKSSPAISDKILYFGSVDGSFYALNLEDGTRVWDYKTGGDIISSPVINGDNVYFGSKDGYLYALNKKNGDSIWKYKTGNGVESSPAIYNGTIYVGSNDKRLYAIYTKNGTMKWEFESKNDIKSAPAVYNGSIYFGSDDGKIYALNTEDGKKIWEFDTGSAVRSSPAIRNNVLYEGTDNGVFYALNTNDGSVKWSYNFGDPIKSSPLLDSNDNSLFIGADNGNITCLDMRNGKLKWSANVGNVKSTPALMGDYIVVSSDSGTVYILNKFSGKEEWSYSPGYYLFNTPFTSSPIVYGDDIYVGGEDGYLYALDNEKKTGPTSEYLYYIVGIVAGIIIALIVIRAIIMRRKKE; encoded by the coding sequence TTGTTCGAAAAAAAGAATATACTCATTGGATTTATTATAATGTGCATTTTAGCAGGCCCATTTACAATTGCACCAGTTACAGCACAGGATTGGAACATGTTCCATGCAAATCTGGATCACACAGGCTATCTGGATGAAGCTTCAGATTTTGTTCCTGAATCCTGGCTTTTCAAAGCTAATGGGGCCATAAAATCTTCTCCTGCGATTTCAGATAAAATCCTGTATTTCGGTTCTGTAGATGGGAGTTTCTATGCCTTAAATTTAGAGGATGGTACAAGGGTCTGGGATTATAAAACAGGGGGAGATATAATTTCATCCCCAGTTATTAATGGAGATAATGTATACTTTGGTTCAAAAGATGGTTATCTTTATGCCCTAAATAAGAAAAATGGAGATTCTATCTGGAAATATAAAACAGGGAATGGTGTTGAATCCTCTCCCGCAATATATAATGGAACCATCTATGTTGGATCTAATGACAAGCGTTTATATGCCATATATACTAAAAACGGTACAATGAAATGGGAGTTTGAAAGCAAAAATGATATAAAATCTGCTCCCGCAGTTTACAATGGAAGCATTTACTTTGGATCAGATGATGGAAAAATATATGCATTAAATACCGAAGATGGTAAAAAAATATGGGAATTTGATACTGGTAGCGCAGTAAGATCTTCTCCAGCCATTAGAAATAATGTATTATATGAAGGTACGGATAATGGAGTGTTTTATGCACTAAATACAAATGATGGATCTGTTAAATGGTCATATAATTTTGGAGACCCTATTAAATCATCCCCACTTCTTGATTCAAATGACAACAGCCTTTTTATAGGAGCAGATAATGGAAACATTACCTGTCTGGATATGAGGAATGGAAAGCTGAAATGGTCAGCAAATGTAGGTAATGTAAAATCAACACCCGCACTCATGGGTGACTACATTGTAGTAAGTTCTGATAGTGGAACTGTCTATATTTTAAATAAATTCAGTGGTAAAGAAGAATGGAGTTATTCACCCGGCTATTATTTGTTTAATACACCATTTACATCATCTCCAATAGTATATGGTGATGATATTTACGTAGGTGGCGAAGATGGATACCTCTACGCACTGGATAATGAGAAAAAAACAGGCCCAACTTCAGAGTATTTATACTACATTGTTGGTATAGTGGCCGGAATAATAATTGCTTTAATAGTAATTAGGGCCATTATCATGCGTAGAAAGAAAGAATAA
- a CDS encoding ABC transporter permease, producing the protein MVETKKIMWMIKKDLLVLWRHKPRLISIFLFPIIMITLFGYGMGGELENIPVVVVEQSHGQVTDVTLNAIKEMGLYDVKDIITDPDKAKQMVESGEVRAAIILPSNYDDMTDTKPKSVLFEVDSSDQMATTAVLPATQALFNQISVELGMQKLEAMNLTPSQPSAAAIQVQQSSVQAQQQSLDIKSIMNSINFQINRLYGDIAYIDFLVPAILAMTVMMGAMMSMGESLAGERERGELARLFMTPTSVATVVGGKIISRLVIQTATALVLIGAAMVLFNITINGSMLLTIFLLVITALCFVGFGIMVSARVSTQEDYVQMVMPFSMPMMFVSGVFYPIETMPWIFQKIAYIAPLTYANNALRGVMLQGAGIGDIWMEIAVLLGFTALFFALGVTRFNRDI; encoded by the coding sequence ATGGTTGAAACTAAAAAAATCATGTGGATGATTAAAAAGGATCTTCTGGTTCTATGGAGGCATAAACCACGTTTAATTTCAATATTCTTATTCCCCATAATTATGATAACCCTCTTTGGTTATGGTATGGGAGGAGAACTGGAAAATATTCCTGTTGTTGTAGTAGAACAAAGTCATGGCCAGGTAACTGATGTTACACTTAATGCGATTAAGGAAATGGGCCTTTATGACGTTAAAGATATAATAACAGACCCTGATAAAGCAAAACAGATGGTTGAAAGCGGTGAAGTCAGAGCAGCCATAATTTTACCTTCAAATTATGACGATATGACGGATACAAAACCAAAAAGTGTATTATTTGAAGTTGATTCGTCAGACCAGATGGCGACTACTGCAGTTCTTCCAGCTACACAGGCACTTTTTAATCAAATTTCAGTTGAATTAGGAATGCAAAAGCTAGAAGCCATGAATCTAACACCTTCCCAACCCTCAGCAGCAGCCATACAAGTACAGCAAAGTTCTGTTCAAGCGCAGCAGCAATCTCTTGATATAAAAAGTATAATGAACTCCATTAATTTCCAGATTAACAGATTATATGGAGATATTGCATACATAGACTTTCTGGTGCCTGCAATTCTGGCCATGACCGTGATGATGGGGGCTATGATGAGCATGGGAGAGTCACTGGCAGGGGAACGTGAACGGGGAGAGCTAGCCAGACTATTTATGACCCCTACTAGTGTTGCTACTGTAGTAGGTGGTAAAATCATATCAAGATTAGTTATTCAAACTGCTACGGCTCTGGTACTGATTGGAGCGGCTATGGTATTGTTTAACATTACTATAAACGGTAGCATGTTACTTACGATATTCCTGCTTGTAATTACGGCATTATGTTTTGTAGGTTTTGGTATAATGGTTTCTGCCAGGGTCAGTACCCAGGAAGACTATGTCCAGATGGTGATGCCTTTCTCCATGCCTATGATGTTTGTATCCGGTGTTTTCTACCCCATCGAAACCATGCCCTGGATATTCCAGAAAATAGCTTATATAGCACCTTTAACCTATGCCAATAACGCTCTGAGAGGTGTAATGTTACAAGGAGCAGGTATTGGGGATATATGGATGGAAATAGCGGTGCTTTTAGGATTTACAGCTCTGTTTTTCGCACTGGGAGTTACCAGATTTAACAGAGACATTTAA
- a CDS encoding ATP-binding cassette domain-containing protein produces MKYAIETFDLTKQYGDFLAVDALNMKVKDKTIFGFLGPNGAGKTTTIKMLTCLIFPTSGTANVAGYDVLKNPDEVRQQIGMVPQLVSLYADLTVKENVYLCADYYGLPSDLKESRAAELMEMVDIKYAEDKLVKQLSGGMKQKASVVASLIHQPDILFLDEPTIGLDPTTKRVLWDLVEELNAEGHTIILCSHDMYEVELLCDDVGIINQGRLAAFDTPQGLKDTMIKEIKEERGPITSNVSEALEKILEETDPENKTVIEHMKDNMGDEDLNLKELSVMINNKDEEMLSHLNNLPIVHDVKEHASGRITMDIDDEDDAITKVIADIIKFGGNITSIATKDPSLEEVFMRVTSKKTQGGVE; encoded by the coding sequence ATGAAATATGCTATAGAAACATTCGATCTTACAAAACAGTATGGTGATTTTTTAGCTGTTGATGCTCTCAACATGAAAGTTAAAGATAAAACCATATTCGGATTTTTAGGTCCGAATGGTGCTGGAAAAACAACCACCATAAAAATGCTTACCTGTTTAATTTTTCCAACATCAGGAACCGCCAATGTAGCGGGATATGATGTTTTAAAGAATCCTGATGAAGTTAGGCAACAAATAGGAATGGTACCTCAGCTTGTTAGTCTTTATGCAGATCTTACAGTTAAAGAAAATGTATATCTCTGCGCTGACTACTATGGACTTCCCTCAGATCTTAAAGAAAGCAGAGCAGCCGAACTAATGGAAATGGTAGACATAAAATATGCTGAAGACAAGCTTGTAAAACAGCTTTCTGGAGGTATGAAGCAAAAAGCTTCAGTAGTTGCAAGTTTAATACATCAACCAGATATTTTATTCTTAGATGAGCCTACAATAGGTTTAGATCCAACAACAAAGAGAGTTTTATGGGACCTGGTTGAAGAACTAAACGCAGAGGGCCATACAATAATATTATGTTCACATGACATGTACGAAGTAGAATTACTCTGTGATGATGTAGGAATTATCAATCAAGGTAGACTTGCTGCATTTGATACTCCACAAGGGCTTAAAGATACCATGATTAAAGAAATAAAAGAAGAACGAGGACCAATTACTTCAAACGTTTCTGAAGCCCTTGAAAAAATACTTGAAGAAACCGATCCTGAAAATAAAACGGTGATTGAACACATGAAAGATAATATGGGGGATGAAGACCTTAATTTAAAAGAGTTAAGTGTGATGATAAATAACAAGGACGAAGAAATGTTGAGTCATCTTAATAATTTACCAATAGTTCATGATGTTAAAGAACATGCCTCTGGAAGAATAACTATGGATATAGATGACGAAGATGATGCAATAACCAAGGTCATAGCAGATATAATTAAATTTGGAGGAAATATCACGTCCATAGCTACAAAAGACCCTTCCTTAGAAGAAGTTTTCATGAGGGTTACCTCTAAAAAGACACAAGGAGGTGTAGAATAA
- a CDS encoding PadR family transcriptional regulator produces the protein MDDEEAPNKPNSSDIKDLKEEKFHKTMQEHHKLMKKMSKYEKKLMKGLMRGFANTMILWLISQKKQHGYEIMTKLHESTPYENKMPSASKIYPVLHDLEKNGLIKGFWEHHGKRKVKYYEITEEGKETLSRFKAMAQIARENKSSLWLEFIKDMLIDKEDNRS, from the coding sequence ATGGATGATGAAGAGGCGCCGAATAAACCTAATTCTTCTGACATAAAAGATTTAAAAGAAGAAAAATTCCATAAAACGATGCAAGAACATCACAAACTTATGAAAAAAATGTCCAAGTATGAAAAAAAGTTAATGAAAGGCCTGATGAGAGGTTTTGCCAACACAATGATATTATGGCTCATTAGCCAGAAAAAACAACACGGATACGAAATTATGACCAAACTCCATGAATCTACCCCTTATGAAAACAAAATGCCCAGTGCAAGTAAAATATATCCAGTACTGCACGACCTGGAAAAAAATGGACTTATAAAAGGATTCTGGGAACATCATGGGAAGCGAAAAGTGAAATATTACGAAATAACTGAGGAAGGTAAAGAAACCCTTTCCAGATTCAAAGCCATGGCCCAAATTGCAAGAGAAAATAAATCCAGTCTTTGGTTAGAGTTCATTAAGGACATGCTAATTGATAAGGAGGACAATAGGAGCTGA
- a CDS encoding sugar phosphate isomerase/epimerase — translation MKIGFSTLALFMSSLEQFLETASEDGFQLMEILCEGPYWPRNMLLMDKKEFEVFESYKIDVYLHAPTIDLNPASLNPGIREETLKQLEETIDFASHIGAKAITTHPGLIHRLEDRVRNLGMGYSIETLSKANNYAEDIGIIFSVENMPNRYAYFCNSSEEHKFFIEECGSYATVDTGHANTSDDPKSFFKMKKIAYYHLNDNDGKKDQHLTLGEGTFDLKLLNMVDKGIIELNNYENILKSRDLLLSNRFV, via the coding sequence ATGAAAATAGGATTCTCTACATTAGCACTATTTATGAGTTCACTGGAACAATTTTTAGAAACAGCTTCAGAAGACGGTTTTCAGCTGATGGAAATTTTGTGTGAAGGCCCATACTGGCCCAGAAACATGTTATTGATGGATAAAAAGGAATTTGAAGTGTTTGAATCATATAAAATTGATGTATATCTACATGCCCCCACTATAGATCTTAACCCGGCAAGTCTTAACCCTGGAATAAGGGAAGAAACATTAAAACAGCTTGAAGAAACCATTGATTTTGCGTCACATATTGGTGCAAAGGCAATAACCACACACCCTGGTTTAATTCACAGATTGGAAGATAGAGTAAGGAATTTAGGAATGGGCTATTCCATTGAAACTCTTTCAAAGGCCAATAATTATGCAGAAGATATTGGAATTATATTTTCTGTTGAGAATATGCCTAATAGATATGCATATTTCTGTAACAGTTCTGAAGAACACAAATTTTTTATTGAAGAATGCGGTTCTTATGCTACTGTAGATACAGGACATGCTAATACAAGCGATGACCCAAAATCTTTTTTTAAGATGAAGAAAATAGCATATTATCACTTAAATGATAATGATGGGAAAAAGGATCAGCATCTGACTTTAGGAGAAGGAACATTTGATCTTAAACTGCTTAATATGGTTGATAAAGGTATAATTGAGTTAAATAACTATGAAAACATTTTAAAAAGCAGAGATTTACTGCTTTCAAACAGATTTGTATAA